The Lycium barbarum isolate Lr01 chromosome 11, ASM1917538v2, whole genome shotgun sequence genome contains the following window.
TGTCATTAGATCCTCAGAACGATCAGATGAAATTGGGACGATACAGAGAAGATCGTCACATCCAGATAAGAAGAGCATCTCCCGCCAACCAAAATCAGCTAATTACAAACCACCCACTCCTATCACAAAAACTGGGACTAGTACAAAGAGTGTACTCAATGACCAGAGTTTACAGTCCACATGGGCTCATCGAGCATGGATGGTCAGTGGGTTCACCACTGTGCTGATTTCTTTAGCAAGTTCCGCCACAGGGGCCATAGACTCACATACATGGGTCGGGCCCCTTATAGCAGGTTTCATCGGCTACGTCTTATCAGACTTAGTTAGTGGAATCTTTCACTGGGCAATTGACAATTACGGCAGTGCCAAAACCCCTGTATTCGGGAGACTAATTGATGCATTTCAAGATCACCATCAATGGCCATGGAGTACCACCCGGTATCAATTTGCTAAAAATCTGCACGAGCACGCACGTGCAGTGACTTTCACAGTCCTCCCGATCAACCTTCTCTGTAACAACCCGA
Protein-coding sequences here:
- the LOC132617752 gene encoding fatty acid desaturase 4-like 1, chloroplastic; the protein is MHLSSGYFHKSLFSHHSLNNISLILYALLLVILIVYPTLSSYNMFSILLQNHVIRSSERSDEIGTIQRRSSHPDKKSISRQPKSANYKPPTPITKTGTSTKSVLNDQSLQSTWAHRAWMVSGFTTVLISLASSATGAIDSHTWVGPLIAGFIGYVLSDLVSGIFHWAIDNYGSAKTPVFGRLIDAFQDHHQWPWSTTRYQFAKNLHEHARAVTFTVLPINLLCNNPTILAFVGVLSGCLMFSLQIHSWAHGTKSELPSIVLALQDAGIILSRSNHAAHHRPPYNNSYCTVSGLWNQYLDRYKFFELPEMIFFYKFRVRLRSWNEPTSEWTEETEILESLPASH